The following proteins are co-located in the Cupriavidus pauculus genome:
- a CDS encoding ArnT family glycosyltransferase gives MSQATKTSPVHLTAAATGALPRYLLLAICIIYGLTGLFGRDPWKNEDAAGFGVMWQLGIGGVQDWLMPNIVGRPFSQEGPLVYWVGGLMIRLFGGWLGAPDASRLATALFYFGTCAFIWYSTYLLGRRDEVQPFAFAFGGQPDARSYGRALADGALLIFLACVGLAMRGHETTAQVGQVCFIAFMLYGMVRSLDKPVQGSLWFGVGLAALCLASGPILAAALLGAALIAGAVSQPVPLKRLLQIGVPVALAIVAIWMAAVYLGAAVTDDGVTYIREWARYDRRTYGPPSLPTAGFIARNFLLFAWPVWPIAAFAWLSWRGMRRAPHVALPLAILAMLFLLLVLQRSPGDVQFILLLPPMAILAAFALPTLPRAAINAVDWFALLFFTIFGGTVWFMWIAKTTGWPPRIANNVFRQIPGFEHTFTISAVVIALAATVAWVLVVRWRLSRAPKQIWRPVVISAAGTTLMWVMAMTLWLPSINYGKTYRDVARAAAMALPSTYQCVQPIRMGDAQLASFAYFGHIRFGGPADGCDVLLRHDAVDYGAPGNISHFEWRLIWEGRRPADRDERFRMYRLVDMSQIKPAPAPTRRRLPRQ, from the coding sequence ATGTCCCAAGCCACCAAGACCTCTCCTGTCCACCTGACCGCCGCGGCCACGGGCGCCCTGCCCCGCTACCTGCTGCTGGCGATCTGCATCATCTACGGACTGACCGGCCTGTTCGGCCGCGATCCGTGGAAGAACGAGGATGCCGCGGGCTTCGGCGTGATGTGGCAGCTCGGCATCGGCGGCGTGCAGGACTGGCTGATGCCCAACATCGTCGGGCGGCCGTTCAGCCAGGAAGGGCCGCTGGTGTACTGGGTGGGCGGGCTGATGATCCGGCTGTTCGGCGGCTGGCTGGGCGCGCCGGATGCGTCGCGGCTGGCCACGGCGCTGTTCTACTTCGGCACCTGCGCCTTCATCTGGTATTCCACCTATCTGCTGGGCCGCCGCGACGAGGTGCAGCCGTTTGCGTTCGCCTTCGGCGGGCAGCCCGACGCGCGGTCGTACGGCCGCGCGCTGGCCGATGGCGCGCTGCTGATCTTCCTGGCCTGCGTGGGCCTGGCGATGCGCGGCCACGAGACCACGGCGCAGGTCGGGCAGGTCTGCTTCATCGCGTTCATGCTCTACGGCATGGTGCGCAGCCTGGACAAGCCCGTGCAGGGCAGCCTCTGGTTCGGCGTGGGACTGGCGGCGCTGTGCCTGGCCAGCGGGCCGATCCTGGCGGCGGCGCTGCTGGGGGCGGCGCTGATCGCGGGCGCCGTCTCGCAGCCTGTGCCGCTCAAGCGGCTGCTGCAGATTGGCGTGCCCGTGGCGCTGGCCATCGTCGCCATCTGGATGGCCGCCGTCTACCTGGGCGCGGCCGTGACCGACGACGGCGTGACCTACATCCGCGAATGGGCGCGCTACGACCGCCGCACCTACGGCCCGCCGTCGCTGCCGACGGCCGGCTTCATCGCCCGCAACTTCCTGCTGTTCGCCTGGCCCGTGTGGCCGATTGCGGCCTTCGCGTGGCTGTCGTGGCGCGGCATGCGGCGCGCGCCCCATGTGGCGCTGCCGCTAGCCATCCTGGCGATGCTGTTCCTGCTGCTGGTGCTGCAGCGTAGCCCGGGCGACGTGCAGTTCATCCTGCTGCTGCCGCCGATGGCCATCCTGGCCGCGTTCGCGCTGCCCACGCTGCCGCGCGCGGCCATCAACGCGGTGGACTGGTTCGCGCTGCTGTTCTTCACGATCTTCGGCGGCACGGTCTGGTTCATGTGGATCGCCAAGACCACGGGCTGGCCGCCCAGGATCGCCAACAACGTGTTCCGCCAGATTCCCGGCTTCGAGCACACGTTCACGATCAGCGCGGTGGTCATCGCGCTGGCCGCGACCGTGGCATGGGTGCTGGTGGTGCGCTGGCGCCTGTCGCGGGCGCCCAAGCAGATCTGGCGGCCGGTGGTGATCTCGGCGGCCGGCACGACGCTGATGTGGGTCATGGCCATGACGCTGTGGCTGCCGTCGATCAACTACGGCAAGACCTATCGCGACGTGGCGCGCGCCGCCGCCATGGCGCTGCCTTCGACGTACCAGTGCGTGCAGCCGATCCGCATGGGCGATGCGCAACTGGCGTCGTTCGCGTACTTCGGCCATATCCGTTTTGGCGGGCCCGCCGATGGCTGCGATGTGCTGCTGCGACACGACGCCGTGGACTATGGCGCGCCGGGCAATATCTCGCATTTCGAATGGCGCCTGATCTGGGAAGGCCGCCGCCCCGCCGACCGTGACGAGCGCTTCCGCATGTATCGGCTGGTCGATATGTCCCAGATCAAGCCCGCGCCGGCCCCGACCCGTCGCCGGCTGCCGCGCCAGTAA
- a CDS encoding type B 50S ribosomal protein L31 translates to MKEGIHPNYREVLFHDVSNDFKFVTRSTIQTKDTIEHEGKTYPLAKIEVSSESHPFYTGQQKIMDTAGRVEKFRQKFGSKLAAKK, encoded by the coding sequence ATGAAAGAAGGCATTCACCCGAATTATCGCGAAGTCCTGTTCCACGACGTGTCGAACGACTTCAAGTTCGTGACCCGCTCGACGATCCAGACCAAGGACACGATCGAACACGAAGGCAAGACCTACCCGCTGGCCAAGATCGAAGTGTCGTCGGAATCGCACCCGTTCTACACCGGCCAACAGAAGATCATGGATACGGCTGGCCGCGTCGAGAAGTTCCGCCAGAAGTTCGGCAGCAAGCTGGCAGCCAAGAAGTAA
- a CDS encoding M90 family metallopeptidase, whose protein sequence is MFGKLSSYLRARSRERQLAHYAIPDDLWQRTVATLPFVQRYGADDLAALRELATLFIAGKEYSTAHELELTDEMVVGVAVQACVPILKLGIEWYRGWHGIVLYPGEFLIRKTVEDEIGLVHGVEEEASGEAWEHGPVILSWQDVNLSGSGLDNVSDSYNVVIHEFAHKLDMLDGEPDGVPPFSRVLHPGLDAEQWAETLLTEYDAFADACDALPDSAWDTPDRLPPRLRVIDPYGCEAPSEFFAVASESFFVDPGGLRTHWPTLYATLATFYRQDPATGA, encoded by the coding sequence ATGTTCGGCAAACTGTCCAGCTACCTGCGCGCCCGCTCGCGCGAACGCCAGCTCGCGCACTACGCCATCCCCGACGACCTGTGGCAACGCACCGTCGCCACCCTGCCCTTCGTGCAGCGGTACGGCGCCGACGACCTGGCGGCGCTGCGCGAACTGGCCACGCTATTCATCGCGGGCAAGGAATACTCCACCGCGCACGAACTGGAGCTGACCGACGAGATGGTGGTCGGCGTGGCCGTGCAGGCGTGCGTGCCGATCCTGAAGCTTGGCATCGAGTGGTATCGCGGCTGGCACGGCATCGTGCTGTATCCGGGCGAGTTCCTGATCCGCAAGACCGTCGAGGACGAGATCGGCCTGGTGCACGGCGTGGAGGAGGAAGCCAGCGGCGAGGCGTGGGAGCATGGCCCGGTGATCCTGTCATGGCAGGACGTGAACCTGTCCGGGTCGGGGCTCGACAATGTCTCGGATTCGTACAACGTGGTCATCCACGAGTTCGCGCACAAGCTGGACATGCTCGATGGCGAGCCCGACGGCGTGCCGCCGTTCTCGCGCGTGCTGCATCCGGGCCTCGATGCCGAGCAGTGGGCCGAAACGCTGCTGACCGAGTACGACGCCTTTGCCGATGCCTGCGACGCGCTGCCCGACTCGGCCTGGGATACGCCCGACCGGCTGCCGCCGCGCCTGCGGGTGATCGACCCGTACGGCTGCGAGGCCCCGAGCGAGTTCTTCGCGGTGGCGTCGGAGTCATTTTTCGTCGATCCGGGCGGGCTTCGGACCCATTGGCCCACGCTCTACGCGACGCTCGCCACGTTCTATCGGCAAGACCCGGCCACAGGTGCCTGA